A single Mustela lutreola isolate mMusLut2 chromosome X, mMusLut2.pri, whole genome shotgun sequence DNA region contains:
- the GDPD2 gene encoding glycerophosphoinositol inositolphosphodiesterase GDPD2 isoform X3, which translates to MAESPGCCSVWARCLHCLYSCHWRKCPKERMQTSKCDCIWFGLLFLTFLLSLGWLYIGLILLNDLHNFNEFLFHHWGHWMDWSLAFLLVISLLVTYASLLLLLALLLRLCGQPLHLHSVHKMLLLLIMLLVAAGLVGLDVQWQQEWRSLRLSLQATAPFLHIGAVAGITLLAWPVADTFYRIHRRGPKTLLLFLFFGVSLAVYLAPLCISSPCIMEPRDLPPKPGLVGHRGAPMLAPENTLMSLRKTAECGAAVFETDVMVSSDGIPFLMHDEHLSRTTDVASVFPARTSSHSSDFSCAELKKLNAGTWFLERQPFWGAKRLSGPDRKEAENQTVPTLEELLKEAAVLNLSIMFDLRRPPRNHTYHDTFVNQTLETVLSARVPQAMVLWLPDEDRANVQQRAPRMRQIYGQQGSNRTERPQFLNLPYQDLPLLDIKALHQDNVSVNLFVVNKPWLFSLLWCAGVDSVTTNDCQLLQQMRYPVWIIPPQTYLMMWVITNCVSTLLLLWTFLLQGLPFGHSLYVLPSPHPLL; encoded by the exons ATGGCCGAGTCCCCCGGCTGCTGCTCCGTCTGGGCCCGCTGCCTCCACTGCCTGTATAGCTGCCACTGGAGGAAATGCCCCAAAGAGAGGATGCAAACCAGCAAG TGCGACTGTATCTGGTTTGGCCTGCTCTTCCtcacctttctcctctccctgggctGGCTGTACATCGGGCTCATCCTTCTCAATGACCTGCACAACTTCAATGA atTCCTGTTCCACCACTGGGGACATTGGATGGACTGGTCCCTGGCATTTCTGCTGGTCATCTCTCTACTTGTCACATATGCATCCCTGCTATTG ctcctggcCCTGCTCCTGCGGCTCTGTGGCCAGCCTCTGCATCTGCACAGTGTCCACAAG ATGTTGCTGCTGCTCATTATGCTTCTTGTGGCCGCTGGCCTTGTGGGACTGGATGTCCAATGGCAGCAGGAATGGCGTAGcttacgtctgtcactgcag GCCACAGCCCCATTCCTTCATATCGGAGCAGTTGCTGGCATCACCCTCCTGGCCTGGCCCGTGGCTGACACCTTTTACCGTATCCATCGAAGAG gTCCCAAGACTCTGCTGCTGTTCCTATTTTTTGGAGTTTCCCTGGCCGTCTACCTGGCCCCACTATGCATCTCCTCACCCTGTATCATGGAGCCCAGAGACTTACCCCCCAAGCCTGGTCTGGTGGGACACCGAGGCGCCCCCATG CTGGCTCCCGAGAACACCCTGATGTCCCTGCGGAAgactgctgaatgtggagccgcTGTGTTTGAGACCGATGTGATGGTCAG CTCTGATGGGATCCCCTTCCTCATGCATGATGAGCACCTGAGCCGGACCACAGATGTGGCCTCTGTGTTCCCAGCCCGAACCTCCTCCCACAGCAGCGACTTCTCCTGCGCCGAACTGAAGAAGCTCAATGCCGGGACCTGGTTCCTAGAG AGGCAACCCTTCTGGGGGGCCAAGCGGCTTTCAGGCCCTGATCGGAAGGAGGCTGAGAACCAGACAGTACCAACGCTGGAAGAGCTGCTGAAGGAAGCCGCAGTCCTTAACCTTTCCATCATGTTTGACTTGCGTCGCCCCCCACGAAATCACACATACCATGACACATTTGTGAACCAGACCTTGGAGACCGTGCTGAGTGCAAGGGTGCCCCAAGCCATG GTCCTTTGGCTACCGGATGAAGATCGGGCCAACGTCCAACAGCGGGCCCCCAGAATGCGCCAGATATATGGACAGCAGGGAAGCAACAGAACTGAGAGGCCCCAGTTTCTCAACCTCCCCTACCAAGACCTGCCACTGTTGGATATCAA GGCACTACACCAGGATAATGTCTCGGTGAACCTGTTTGTGGTGAACAAGCCCTGGCTCTTTTCCCTGCTCTGGTGCGCAGGGGTGGATTCAGTCACCACCAACGACTGCCAGCTGCTCCAGCAAATGCGTTACCCTGTCTGGATCATC CCCCCTCAAACCTACCTAATGATGTGGGTCATCACCAACTGTGTGTCCACCCTGTTGCTTCTGTGGACCTTCCTCCTCCAAGG CCTGCCCTTTGGTCACTCCCTATatgtcctcccctctccccaccccctgctctag
- the GDPD2 gene encoding glycerophosphoinositol inositolphosphodiesterase GDPD2 isoform X1: MAESPGCCSVWARCLHCLYSCHWRKCPKERMQTSKCDCIWFGLLFLTFLLSLGWLYIGLILLNDLHNFNEFLFHHWGHWMDWSLAFLLVISLLVTYASLLLLLALLLRLCGQPLHLHSVHKMLLLLIMLLVAAGLVGLDVQWQQEWRSLRLSLQATAPFLHIGAVAGITLLAWPVADTFYRIHRRGPKTLLLFLFFGVSLAVYLAPLCISSPCIMEPRDLPPKPGLVGHRGAPMLAPENTLMSLRKTAECGAAVFETDVMVSSDGIPFLMHDEHLSRTTDVASVFPARTSSHSSDFSCAELKKLNAGTWFLERQPFWGAKRLSGPDRKEAENQTVPTLEELLKEAAVLNLSIMFDLRRPPRNHTYHDTFVNQTLETVLSARVPQAMVLWLPDEDRANVQQRAPRMRQIYGQQGSNRTERPQFLNLPYQDLPLLDIKALHQDNVSVNLFVVNKPWLFSLLWCAGVDSVTTNDCQLLQQMRYPVWIIPPQTYLMMWVITNCVSTLLLLWTFLLQGKGSLGEPRIQRSCMKLAELVMGSFSPFRRCKKEREKTGLETAVLLTRINNFIME, translated from the exons ATGGCCGAGTCCCCCGGCTGCTGCTCCGTCTGGGCCCGCTGCCTCCACTGCCTGTATAGCTGCCACTGGAGGAAATGCCCCAAAGAGAGGATGCAAACCAGCAAG TGCGACTGTATCTGGTTTGGCCTGCTCTTCCtcacctttctcctctccctgggctGGCTGTACATCGGGCTCATCCTTCTCAATGACCTGCACAACTTCAATGA atTCCTGTTCCACCACTGGGGACATTGGATGGACTGGTCCCTGGCATTTCTGCTGGTCATCTCTCTACTTGTCACATATGCATCCCTGCTATTG ctcctggcCCTGCTCCTGCGGCTCTGTGGCCAGCCTCTGCATCTGCACAGTGTCCACAAG ATGTTGCTGCTGCTCATTATGCTTCTTGTGGCCGCTGGCCTTGTGGGACTGGATGTCCAATGGCAGCAGGAATGGCGTAGcttacgtctgtcactgcag GCCACAGCCCCATTCCTTCATATCGGAGCAGTTGCTGGCATCACCCTCCTGGCCTGGCCCGTGGCTGACACCTTTTACCGTATCCATCGAAGAG gTCCCAAGACTCTGCTGCTGTTCCTATTTTTTGGAGTTTCCCTGGCCGTCTACCTGGCCCCACTATGCATCTCCTCACCCTGTATCATGGAGCCCAGAGACTTACCCCCCAAGCCTGGTCTGGTGGGACACCGAGGCGCCCCCATG CTGGCTCCCGAGAACACCCTGATGTCCCTGCGGAAgactgctgaatgtggagccgcTGTGTTTGAGACCGATGTGATGGTCAG CTCTGATGGGATCCCCTTCCTCATGCATGATGAGCACCTGAGCCGGACCACAGATGTGGCCTCTGTGTTCCCAGCCCGAACCTCCTCCCACAGCAGCGACTTCTCCTGCGCCGAACTGAAGAAGCTCAATGCCGGGACCTGGTTCCTAGAG AGGCAACCCTTCTGGGGGGCCAAGCGGCTTTCAGGCCCTGATCGGAAGGAGGCTGAGAACCAGACAGTACCAACGCTGGAAGAGCTGCTGAAGGAAGCCGCAGTCCTTAACCTTTCCATCATGTTTGACTTGCGTCGCCCCCCACGAAATCACACATACCATGACACATTTGTGAACCAGACCTTGGAGACCGTGCTGAGTGCAAGGGTGCCCCAAGCCATG GTCCTTTGGCTACCGGATGAAGATCGGGCCAACGTCCAACAGCGGGCCCCCAGAATGCGCCAGATATATGGACAGCAGGGAAGCAACAGAACTGAGAGGCCCCAGTTTCTCAACCTCCCCTACCAAGACCTGCCACTGTTGGATATCAA GGCACTACACCAGGATAATGTCTCGGTGAACCTGTTTGTGGTGAACAAGCCCTGGCTCTTTTCCCTGCTCTGGTGCGCAGGGGTGGATTCAGTCACCACCAACGACTGCCAGCTGCTCCAGCAAATGCGTTACCCTGTCTGGATCATC CCCCCTCAAACCTACCTAATGATGTGGGTCATCACCAACTGTGTGTCCACCCTGTTGCTTCTGTGGACCTTCCTCCTCCAAGG GAAAGGCAGTTTGGGGGAACCTAGGATCCAAAGGTCATGCATGAAGCTGGCTGAACTCGTAATGGGAAGCTTTTCTCCCTTTAGGAGAtgtaagaaggagagagagaaaactg GCTTAGAAACAGCAGTGCTGCTGACCAGGATCAACAATTTCATAATGGAGTGA
- the GDPD2 gene encoding glycerophosphoinositol inositolphosphodiesterase GDPD2 isoform X2 gives MAESPGCCSVWARCLHCLYSCHWRKCPKERMQTSKCDCIWFGLLFLTFLLSLGWLYIGLILLNDLHNFNEFLFHHWGHWMDWSLAFLLVISLLVTYASLLLLLALLLRLCGQPLHLHSVHKMLLLLIMLLVAAGLVGLDVQWQQEWRSLRLSLQATAPFLHIGAVAGITLLAWPVADTFYRIHRRGPKTLLLFLFFGVSLAVYLAPLCISSPCIMEPRDLPPKPGLVGHRGAPMLAPENTLMSLRKTAECGAAVFETDVMVSSDGIPFLMHDEHLSRTTDVASVFPARTSSHSSDFSCAELKKLNAGTWFLERQPFWGAKRLSGPDRKEAENQTVPTLEELLKEAAVLNLSIMFDLRRPPRNHTYHDTFVNQTLETVLSARVPQAMVLWLPDEDRANVQQRAPRMRQIYGQQGSNRTERPQFLNLPYQDLPLLDIKALHQDNVSVNLFVVNKPWLFSLLWCAGVDSVTTNDCQLLQQMRYPVWIIPPQTYLMMWVITNCVSTLLLLWTFLLQGRCKKEREKTGLETAVLLTRINNFIME, from the exons ATGGCCGAGTCCCCCGGCTGCTGCTCCGTCTGGGCCCGCTGCCTCCACTGCCTGTATAGCTGCCACTGGAGGAAATGCCCCAAAGAGAGGATGCAAACCAGCAAG TGCGACTGTATCTGGTTTGGCCTGCTCTTCCtcacctttctcctctccctgggctGGCTGTACATCGGGCTCATCCTTCTCAATGACCTGCACAACTTCAATGA atTCCTGTTCCACCACTGGGGACATTGGATGGACTGGTCCCTGGCATTTCTGCTGGTCATCTCTCTACTTGTCACATATGCATCCCTGCTATTG ctcctggcCCTGCTCCTGCGGCTCTGTGGCCAGCCTCTGCATCTGCACAGTGTCCACAAG ATGTTGCTGCTGCTCATTATGCTTCTTGTGGCCGCTGGCCTTGTGGGACTGGATGTCCAATGGCAGCAGGAATGGCGTAGcttacgtctgtcactgcag GCCACAGCCCCATTCCTTCATATCGGAGCAGTTGCTGGCATCACCCTCCTGGCCTGGCCCGTGGCTGACACCTTTTACCGTATCCATCGAAGAG gTCCCAAGACTCTGCTGCTGTTCCTATTTTTTGGAGTTTCCCTGGCCGTCTACCTGGCCCCACTATGCATCTCCTCACCCTGTATCATGGAGCCCAGAGACTTACCCCCCAAGCCTGGTCTGGTGGGACACCGAGGCGCCCCCATG CTGGCTCCCGAGAACACCCTGATGTCCCTGCGGAAgactgctgaatgtggagccgcTGTGTTTGAGACCGATGTGATGGTCAG CTCTGATGGGATCCCCTTCCTCATGCATGATGAGCACCTGAGCCGGACCACAGATGTGGCCTCTGTGTTCCCAGCCCGAACCTCCTCCCACAGCAGCGACTTCTCCTGCGCCGAACTGAAGAAGCTCAATGCCGGGACCTGGTTCCTAGAG AGGCAACCCTTCTGGGGGGCCAAGCGGCTTTCAGGCCCTGATCGGAAGGAGGCTGAGAACCAGACAGTACCAACGCTGGAAGAGCTGCTGAAGGAAGCCGCAGTCCTTAACCTTTCCATCATGTTTGACTTGCGTCGCCCCCCACGAAATCACACATACCATGACACATTTGTGAACCAGACCTTGGAGACCGTGCTGAGTGCAAGGGTGCCCCAAGCCATG GTCCTTTGGCTACCGGATGAAGATCGGGCCAACGTCCAACAGCGGGCCCCCAGAATGCGCCAGATATATGGACAGCAGGGAAGCAACAGAACTGAGAGGCCCCAGTTTCTCAACCTCCCCTACCAAGACCTGCCACTGTTGGATATCAA GGCACTACACCAGGATAATGTCTCGGTGAACCTGTTTGTGGTGAACAAGCCCTGGCTCTTTTCCCTGCTCTGGTGCGCAGGGGTGGATTCAGTCACCACCAACGACTGCCAGCTGCTCCAGCAAATGCGTTACCCTGTCTGGATCATC CCCCCTCAAACCTACCTAATGATGTGGGTCATCACCAACTGTGTGTCCACCCTGTTGCTTCTGTGGACCTTCCTCCTCCAAGG GAGAtgtaagaaggagagagagaaaactg GCTTAGAAACAGCAGTGCTGCTGACCAGGATCAACAATTTCATAATGGAGTGA